A stretch of Psychrilyobacter piezotolerans DNA encodes these proteins:
- the aspS gene encoding aspartate--tRNA ligase, with protein sequence MNMYRTHKLGELRAENIGEVVTLSGWVATKRDLGGLTFIDLRDREGVTQIVVPQDATEEMKEIISKIRSEYVIKVTGEVKERFSKNDKMATGDIEVFITNIEVLNSAEVLPFEISDDANVNENLRLKYRYLDIRRPAMMNNIRKRHDMMMAIRRFMDESEFIEVDTPLLTKSTPEGARDFLVPSRMNKGKFHALPQSPQLFKQLLMIGGVEKYFQIAKCFRDEDLRADRQLEFLQLDMEMSFVTMDDVMEYVEGLCKKVFTRVTGEEADYSFEKMPYHEAMSRFGSDKPDVRFGVELKDLTSMMKDCGFKAFSGTANSGGIVNAIVAPGQATNFSRKVLGDLETYVKTYFGAKGLAWIKVTEEGVNSPIAKFFSEEEMAQILETTGAKAGDVILILADKAKVVYGGLGALRLKLGNELGLINKDSHKFLWVVDFPMFEWSEDEERYKAQHHPFTSIKEEDMEMFLAGDQMDKVRTNSYDIILNGFEIGGGSIRIHDRKVQKVVFEQLGLTEAEIKEKFGFFVEAFKYGAPPHGGLAFGVDRWLMAMLKQDSIRDVIPFPVTNKGQCLLTEAPGNVDIEQLEELSLTSTYEEATK encoded by the coding sequence ATGAATATGTACAGAACCCATAAATTGGGAGAATTAAGAGCAGAAAATATCGGTGAAGTAGTAACTTTATCTGGTTGGGTAGCAACTAAGAGAGACTTAGGAGGATTAACTTTTATCGACCTTAGAGACAGGGAAGGAGTGACTCAAATAGTAGTTCCTCAAGATGCTACAGAAGAGATGAAAGAAATAATCTCTAAGATCAGAAGTGAATATGTAATAAAAGTAACTGGAGAAGTAAAGGAAAGATTTTCTAAAAATGACAAGATGGCTACTGGAGATATAGAAGTATTCATCACAAATATAGAAGTATTAAACTCAGCAGAAGTATTACCGTTTGAAATATCAGATGATGCCAATGTAAACGAAAATTTAAGACTAAAATATAGATATTTAGATATCAGAAGACCTGCTATGATGAACAATATCAGAAAAAGACACGATATGATGATGGCTATCAGAAGATTCATGGACGAGAGTGAATTTATCGAAGTAGATACTCCTCTACTAACTAAGTCAACTCCTGAAGGAGCTAGAGATTTCTTAGTACCGAGCAGAATGAATAAAGGTAAATTCCATGCACTACCTCAATCACCACAATTATTCAAGCAATTATTAATGATTGGCGGAGTAGAAAAGTATTTCCAAATTGCTAAATGTTTCAGAGATGAAGATCTGAGAGCAGACAGACAATTAGAATTTTTACAATTAGATATGGAAATGTCATTTGTAACAATGGATGATGTTATGGAATATGTAGAAGGATTATGTAAGAAGGTATTTACTAGAGTAACCGGTGAAGAAGCTGACTATTCATTCGAAAAAATGCCATACCATGAGGCTATGAGCAGATTTGGTTCTGACAAACCTGATGTTAGATTTGGAGTAGAATTAAAAGACCTAACTTCTATGATGAAAGATTGTGGATTTAAGGCGTTCTCTGGAACTGCTAACTCAGGTGGAATAGTAAATGCCATCGTAGCACCAGGACAAGCTACCAACTTTTCTAGAAAAGTTTTAGGGGACTTGGAAACTTATGTTAAAACTTATTTCGGAGCTAAAGGCTTAGCTTGGATCAAAGTAACTGAAGAGGGAGTAAACTCTCCAATTGCTAAGTTCTTCTCTGAGGAAGAAATGGCACAAATCCTAGAGACTACAGGAGCAAAGGCAGGAGATGTTATATTAATCTTAGCTGACAAAGCAAAAGTAGTTTACGGAGGATTAGGAGCACTTAGATTAAAATTAGGAAATGAATTGGGATTAATCAATAAAGACAGCCATAAATTCCTATGGGTAGTAGACTTCCCTATGTTTGAGTGGAGTGAAGATGAAGAAAGATACAAAGCACAGCATCACCCATTCACATCTATCAAAGAAGAGGATATGGAGATGTTCTTGGCTGGAGACCAGATGGATAAAGTAAGAACTAACTCTTATGATATCATCTTAAACGGTTTCGAAATTGGTGGAGGAAGTATCAGAATCCACGATAGAAAAGTACAAAAAGTTGTATTTGAACAATTAGGATTAACTGAAGCTGAGATCAAAGAAAAATTTGGTTTCTTCGTAGAAGCATTTAAATACGGTGCTCCTCCTCATGGCGGATTAGCATTTGGTGTGGACAGATGGTTAATGGCAATGTTAAAGCAGGACTCTATAAGAGACGTAATTCCATTCCCGGTAACAAACAAAGGACAATGTCTGTTGACAGAAGCTCCTGGAAATGTAGATATAGAACAATTAGAAGAGCTGTCATTAACTAGTACTTATGAAGAAGCGACTAAGTAA